The following are from one region of the Campylobacter concisus genome:
- a CDS encoding beta strand repeat-containing protein, producing the protein FAEGGHISNINANVGSIDALSLAAGRDNSFGVSGGSAVGAGAGATTPKVSINISSAGSNEGGVMTYDLSLPTALTARPTTLNLNFSGGVAGVDYDANSIEYSTDGGNTWTRGTTVNLADANQINNVKVRVATIDNYGHEGVDIATNPAAQSANQNQGERDGSKYSNLNGVEYGVYKRNLTLNVTTDNDEIINSQANGKITDNDDYVNINEGLSEAVFTGDGDDTVNMSGAFSDVNSYVSTEDGDDVINVKSGSVLNYGNAQIDAGDGNDTINLNQGSFVGISGSSGTRIYGGDGDDTFNMNGEIKGGLVYGDDGDDTFNVGSTGVLKDGATIYANEGNDTINFDGTAENGTQIQGNEGYDTINIKSGAVIDNSSVYGDDVNENSIFDAGNEINIDGTVRNNSSVYGGAGADTVNINGTVENSYISTRDGNDIININSGAHINGGLGINIGKGNDIVNINAGANLSDVSIKTGADHSTTGDNNDNDTVNIKGGTFSETKIELGGLSSGGTNTVNIDNKDSGQYFGDQDDSSYDKTSITAHWGANAKDIINIKNYSTVKNTKIELHGNDDQIHIGANATVEHSKLITGDQSDTLTIGEKAKIGNGTHMHLGFHNDTVEIGNEATIDNSDIYMDDGDMSNPSTFGNDTVKIGNNVTFKNYADVKGGQGSDEITIGNNLTLDGNAGIYGDWGEAGGGVNSDNDGNDIITIGDNLKLQYNSTVSGGGGNDIITIGKNLNISGGSTISGGDGNDTITINGGDEAYLNTDSVISGGAGNDEIYIKDGTKASSSLILGDGENTQKPGNDKITISGDNTVLDNVKIDAGDGDVTDTVNGPKDIININGGKIITSGVISGNGNDEITINGNTIMEGGYIDSGSGNDKINIAGKTSMDGGYHRTGSGEDIVTITDNANLSRVILDGEEDNDTINITGNAKVKNSFIGAGAGADDKINISGNAEIDTATLKLGTSAYNGGKATDKTTLNVTGDAVLNDVHIGADESLGEQYMNFHQNGEAKISKIDGSNNKDIIDIKGGNFTITDAFPDGKIYGNGGDDEIKIRDGATAKIKADMGDGVDTLTVSNATLKDSTVDMGNGNDIVNINTGATIDNVSINTGAGVGTVNINAGATVKKVDITTGAENDIVNINSDITAPATTPATQSNIRTGAGSDEVNIASGVTLTRTVVEMGAGEDTIELKGNSATDRITFKGSTLYTDDAGYLANDVDHVTISNTTFIKSDDGRLSSVLTGGGDDVITVKDGTLFQDFSYIAAGNGKDTITLESGAKFDQASVRADAGDDTINVNGAEFQGQNGNPNAGIHGGDGNDQIFVNSGTFNNAVINGDAGNDLISVKQGVSLNNTTIDGGAGYDTLKVADDSLDFSKVKNIEKLDLTEGNHNINLSAKEVLDMTDDNNKLRIGGDSNDNLDLVSKGWVASGTTTTDENGINYNVYTNIEGGKTVTLEVQDQVHVF; encoded by the coding sequence GCTTTGCAGAAGGAGGCCACATTAGTAACATAAATGCTAATGTAGGAAGCATAGATGCTTTATCTCTAGCAGCAGGTAGAGATAATAGCTTTGGTGTAAGTGGAGGAAGTGCTGTCGGGGCTGGAGCTGGAGCAACTACGCCTAAGGTTAGCATAAATATAAGCTCTGCTGGCTCTAACGAAGGCGGAGTTATGACTTATGACCTATCTTTACCTACTGCATTAACGGCTAGACCTACTACGTTAAATTTAAATTTTAGTGGCGGAGTAGCCGGAGTAGATTACGACGCAAACTCTATAGAGTACTCTACCGACGGCGGCAATACTTGGACGCGCGGTACTACCGTAAATCTTGCCGACGCAAATCAAATCAATAACGTTAAAGTAAGAGTGGCTACTATAGATAACTACGGACACGAGGGCGTAGATATAGCTACTAATCCTGCGGCCCAAAGCGCTAATCAAAATCAAGGCGAACGAGACGGAAGCAAGTATTCTAATCTAAACGGAGTAGAGTACGGCGTATATAAAAGAAATTTAACCCTAAACGTAACTACCGATAACGACGAGATTATTAACTCTCAAGCTAACGGCAAAATTACCGATAACGACGATTACGTAAATATTAACGAGGGGCTAAGCGAAGCGGTATTTACGGGAGACGGCGACGATACCGTAAATATGAGCGGAGCGTTTAGCGATGTAAATTCGTATGTTAGTACAGAAGACGGCGATGACGTTATCAACGTAAAATCAGGCTCCGTGTTGAATTACGGAAACGCTCAAATAGATGCCGGCGACGGTAACGACACGATCAATCTTAATCAAGGCTCATTCGTAGGGATTAGCGGTAGCTCCGGCACTAGAATATACGGCGGAGACGGCGACGATACCTTTAACATGAACGGAGAGATCAAGGGCGGACTTGTTTACGGCGACGACGGCGATGATACGTTTAACGTAGGTTCGACCGGAGTTCTTAAGGACGGCGCGACTATTTACGCTAATGAAGGCAACGATACTATAAATTTCGACGGAACGGCTGAAAACGGAACTCAAATCCAAGGTAACGAAGGATACGATACTATAAACATCAAATCCGGTGCGGTAATAGATAATTCATCGGTATACGGCGACGACGTCAATGAGAATTCTATTTTTGACGCAGGTAACGAAATAAATATCGACGGAACGGTTAGAAATAACTCTAGCGTATACGGCGGCGCGGGAGCGGATACCGTAAACATAAACGGAACGGTAGAAAATTCTTATATAAGTACTCGTGATGGCAACGATATCATAAATATAAATTCTGGAGCACATATAAACGGAGGTTTAGGTATAAACATAGGCAAAGGTAATGATATAGTAAATATCAATGCTGGAGCAAATTTATCGGATGTTTCTATAAAAACTGGTGCCGACCATAGTACTACTGGTGATAACAACGATAATGACACAGTAAATATCAAAGGTGGTACATTTAGCGAGACCAAGATAGAGCTTGGTGGTCTAAGTTCAGGCGGTACAAACACTGTAAATATAGATAACAAAGATAGCGGTCAGTATTTTGGCGATCAAGATGATAGCTCATACGATAAGACATCTATAACCGCACATTGGGGAGCAAATGCAAAAGATATTATAAATATCAAAAATTACTCTACTGTTAAGAATACCAAAATAGAGCTTCATGGTAATGATGACCAAATCCATATAGGAGCTAATGCTACTGTTGAGCACTCTAAACTTATAACCGGGGATCAAAGCGATACTCTAACTATCGGAGAAAAAGCTAAGATCGGCAATGGAACTCATATGCATCTAGGATTCCATAATGACACTGTAGAGATAGGTAATGAAGCTACTATAGATAACTCTGATATCTATATGGATGACGGCGATATGAGTAATCCAAGCACCTTTGGTAATGATACCGTAAAGATAGGAAATAACGTAACGTTTAAAAACTATGCTGATGTAAAAGGTGGACAAGGAAGTGATGAGATTACTATCGGCAACAATCTAACCCTAGACGGCAATGCTGGAATTTACGGCGACTGGGGTGAAGCTGGTGGCGGAGTAAATAGTGACAACGACGGTAATGATATTATTACTATCGGTGATAATCTAAAACTTCAATATAACTCTACTGTAAGTGGTGGTGGCGGTAACGATATTATCACAATAGGTAAAAATTTAAACATAAGCGGCGGCTCTACAATAAGTGGTGGTGACGGCAACGATACTATCACTATAAATGGTGGTGATGAAGCATACTTAAATACGGACTCTGTAATATCAGGTGGAGCTGGAAATGATGAAATTTATATAAAAGATGGAACTAAAGCTAGTTCTAGCTTAATACTTGGTGATGGTGAAAATACACAAAAACCAGGTAATGACAAGATAACTATTTCAGGCGATAATACTGTATTAGATAATGTAAAAATAGATGCTGGTGATGGAGATGTTACAGACACTGTAAATGGCCCTAAAGATATTATAAATATTAATGGCGGAAAAATCATAACCAGTGGAGTTATATCAGGAAATGGCAACGATGAAATAACCATAAATGGTAATACCATAATGGAAGGTGGCTATATTGATAGTGGAAGCGGCAATGACAAAATAAATATAGCTGGCAAAACTAGTATGGATGGTGGATATCATAGAACCGGAAGTGGAGAAGACATAGTAACAATAACCGACAATGCTAACTTGAGTAGAGTGATTCTTGACGGAGAAGAAGATAACGATACTATAAACATAACTGGCAATGCTAAGGTCAAAAATAGTTTCATCGGCGCAGGTGCTGGAGCTGATGATAAAATAAATATAAGCGGTAATGCAGAAATAGATACTGCAACATTAAAACTAGGTACCTCTGCATATAATGGTGGCAAAGCTACTGATAAAACTACCCTAAATGTGACTGGAGATGCTGTACTAAATGATGTACATATCGGTGCTGATGAATCTTTAGGTGAGCAATATATGAATTTCCATCAAAATGGTGAAGCCAAAATTAGTAAAATCGATGGAAGTAATAATAAAGATATTATAGATATCAAGGGTGGAAACTTTACTATTACTGATGCTTTTCCTGATGGTAAGATATATGGTAATGGTGGAGATGATGAGATAAAAATACGTGATGGTGCTACAGCAAAAATCAAAGCTGATATGGGTGATGGTGTTGATACTTTAACAGTAAGCAATGCTACACTTAAAGATTCTACTGTTGATATGGGTAATGGCAACGATATAGTAAATATCAATACTGGAGCAACTATAGATAATGTTTCTATAAATACTGGTGCTGGTGTAGGTACCGTTAATATCAATGCTGGAGCGACAGTGAAGAAGGTTGATATAACTACCGGAGCTGAGAATGATATAGTAAATATCAATAGTGATATCACTGCACCAGCGACTACACCGGCTACTCAGTCAAATATCAGAACCGGTGCTGGCTCTGACGAGGTTAATATAGCTAGCGGGGTAACGCTCACTCGTACAGTTGTAGAGATGGGTGCTGGAGAGGATACTATAGAGCTTAAGGGTAACAGCGCCACTGACCGTATAACGTTTAAGGGATCTACTTTGTATACTGATGATGCAGGATACCTTGCTAATGACGTGGATCATGTAACGATATCAAATACTACCTTTATAAAAAGCGATGATGGTAGATTGTCTAGCGTACTAACCGGTGGTGGAGATGATGTGATTACAGTAAAAGATGGAACTTTATTCCAAGATTTCTCTTATATAGCTGCTGGAAATGGTAAGGATACTATAACTTTAGAAAGTGGTGCTAAATTTGATCAAGCTAGTGTGCGTGCAGATGCTGGCGACGATACAATAAATGTCAATGGAGCGGAATTCCAAGGTCAAAATGGTAATCCTAATGCTGGTATACATGGTGGAGATGGCAATGATCAAATTTTCGTCAACTCTGGAACATTTAATAATGCAGTAATAAACGGCGATGCAGGTAACGATCTTATCTCAGTCAAACAAGGTGTAAGCCTAAATAATACAACTATCGATGGCGGAGCTGGATATGATACATTAAAAGTTGCTGATGATAGTTTAGACTTTAGCAAAGTTAAGAACATTGAAAAACTAGATCTAACTGAAGGCAACCACAACATAAATCTATCAGCCAAAGAAGTTCTAGATATGACTGATGATAACAATAAGCTAAGAATAGGTGGTGATAGTAACGATAACCTTGATCTTGTGAGCAAGGGTTGGGTTGCTTCAGGCACTACAACTACTGATGAAAATGGTATTAACTACAATGTTTATACTAACATAGAGGGTGGAAAAACTGTAACTCTAGAAGTCCAAGACCAAGTACACGTATTTTAA